In Campylobacter sp. 2014D-0216, the following proteins share a genomic window:
- a CDS encoding dehypoxanthine futalosine cyclase, which yields MSRLSKEEALDLLQNAPLYELGAMAYEKKLQLHPDKITTFVVDRNINYTNICCIDCDFCAFCRKEKDDDSYILKYEEIGQKIEELQAIGGTQILFQGGVHPKLKIEWYEDLLSYIKSHYPTITVHGFSAVEIAYIAKVSKISIEEVLKRLQAKGLFSIPGAGAEVLSDRVRDIIAPHKCDTATWLKVHESAHNIGMKSTATMMFGTVETDEEIIEHFDHLRTLQDKTNGFRAFILWSFQSENTPLIKKHPEIIKQSSNRYLRLLALARLYLDNFKNLQSSWVTQGSLIGQLALQFGANDLGSTMMEENVVAAAGAKYRMNQEQMIELIKDIGEIPAKRDTAYNVLERF from the coding sequence ATGAGTAGATTAAGCAAAGAAGAAGCTTTAGATTTGCTTCAAAATGCACCTTTGTATGAACTAGGTGCTATGGCATATGAGAAAAAATTACAATTACACCCTGATAAGATCACTACTTTTGTAGTGGATAGAAATATAAATTATACAAATATTTGTTGTATCGACTGTGATTTTTGTGCTTTTTGTAGAAAAGAAAAAGATGATGATTCTTATATTTTAAAATACGAAGAAATAGGGCAAAAAATCGAAGAACTACAAGCCATAGGCGGTACGCAAATTTTATTTCAAGGTGGAGTACACCCAAAACTTAAAATAGAATGGTATGAAGACTTGCTTTCTTATATAAAAAGTCATTATCCTACAATTACAGTACATGGTTTTTCTGCGGTTGAGATAGCTTATATAGCAAAAGTGTCTAAAATTTCTATCGAAGAAGTATTGAAAAGACTGCAAGCCAAAGGACTTTTTTCTATACCTGGAGCGGGTGCTGAAGTCTTAAGCGATAGAGTAAGGGATATCATCGCACCACATAAATGCGATACTGCAACTTGGCTTAAAGTGCATGAGAGTGCACATAATATAGGCATGAAAAGCACCGCAACGATGATGTTTGGTACGGTGGAAACTGATGAGGAGATTATCGAACATTTTGATCATTTAAGAACCTTGCAAGATAAAACAAATGGATTTAGGGCATTTATTTTATGGTCGTTTCAAAGTGAAAACACCCCTTTAATTAAAAAGCACCCTGAAATCATTAAGCAAAGTTCCAATAGGTATTTGAGGTTGCTAGCTTTAGCAAGACTTTACTTGGATAATTTTAAAAATTTACAAAGTTCTTGGGTGACACAAGGTTCTTTGATAGGTCAACTCGCTTTGCAGTTTGGTGCAAATGATTTAGGTTCTACTATGATGGAGGAAAATGTCGTAGCTGCAGCTGGTGCTAAATACAGAATGAACCAAGAACAAATGATAGAACTTATCAAAGATATAGGAGAAATTCCTGCCAAACGCGACACAGCTTATAATGTTTTAGAAAGGTTTTAA
- a CDS encoding MFS transporter, with protein sequence MTYRALFKNNKTFRYLAMVQFISYFGAWFSQVGVFTLLTKELQAPASIISFSAIFVFLPSIILAPINGIIVDRFKPKNLLLTMISIEMLSIFMLIFVNSLAMLWLLYLLTFIRMAVASMYFQTEMSVLPKILTPQELKLGNELHSIIWAVSYALGMGAAGLFIDTFGVKPAFIADSLMLCCAIFILKTLILPDEKNTTQNNPFILIKEGLVYVFTHKKIIHLILLHGIVGITAYDVLITLLAEYEYAKIISIPLAIGISNAIRAVSLLIGPYILSSFINKNTLVYLYLAQGIGIMFWACLQFNFYLAFIGLAMAGFCTSSLWSYTYTLLQNDCDKRYYGRVIAYNDMVYLTFSAIIAFSTGHLFEFYGVKLSHFTFGLGVCFILAAGYWWWFNKKYN encoded by the coding sequence ATGACTTATAGAGCCTTATTTAAAAACAATAAAACATTTCGATATTTAGCCATGGTGCAATTTATAAGTTATTTTGGTGCGTGGTTTTCTCAAGTTGGTGTTTTTACGCTTTTAACCAAAGAATTACAAGCACCTGCAAGCATTATTAGTTTTTCGGCGATTTTTGTATTTTTACCCTCAATTATTCTTGCACCAATTAATGGAATCATCGTAGATAGATTTAAACCTAAAAATCTATTACTAACGATGATTAGTATCGAAATGCTTTCAATTTTTATGCTGATTTTTGTTAATTCTTTAGCAATGCTTTGGCTTTTATATCTACTTACCTTTATACGTATGGCAGTAGCAAGCATGTATTTTCAAACTGAGATGTCAGTCTTGCCTAAAATTCTAACTCCACAGGAATTAAAACTTGGCAATGAACTTCATAGTATCATATGGGCTGTATCTTATGCTTTGGGTATGGGAGCAGCTGGGCTTTTTATAGATACTTTTGGTGTAAAACCCGCATTTATCGCGGACTCTTTAATGTTATGTTGTGCGATTTTCATACTTAAAACTTTAATTTTACCTGATGAAAAAAATACCACACAAAACAACCCTTTTATTCTTATTAAAGAAGGTTTGGTATATGTCTTTACTCATAAAAAAATCATTCACTTAATCTTACTTCACGGTATTGTAGGTATTACTGCCTATGATGTTTTAATCACACTCTTAGCCGAATACGAATACGCCAAAATCATCTCCATACCTTTAGCCATAGGAATTTCAAATGCCATTAGAGCAGTATCCTTACTTATAGGTCCTTATATTTTAAGTTCATTTATCAACAAAAATACTTTGGTATATTTATATCTTGCACAAGGTATTGGCATTATGTTTTGGGCTTGCTTGCAGTTTAATTTTTACCTTGCATTTATTGGTTTAGCTATGGCAGGTTTTTGTACTTCATCTTTATGGAGTTACACTTATACGCTTTTACAAAATGACTGCGACAAAAGATACTATGGTAGAGTGATCGCTTATAATGACATGGTGTATTTAACCTTTAGCGCAATTATTGCTTTTTCAACTGGACATTTGTTTGAATTTTATGGAGTAAAACTAAGCCATTTTACTTTTGGCTTAGGTGTGTGCTTTATATTAGCAGCGGGATATTGGTGGTGGTTTAATAAAAAATATAATTAA
- the rpiB gene encoding ribose 5-phosphate isomerase B has translation MLREKIYIASDHAGFALKQEITKFLQEKNIIFEDLGPFCDDRCDYPDYAHLLSSKIDEKSFGILVCGSGIGMSIAANRHKNIRCALCNEPLSAKLSREHNDANVLALGARLSGVDMAFEIISNFLNTPFSGGRHCVRISKIEENL, from the coding sequence ATGTTGAGAGAAAAAATTTACATTGCAAGTGATCATGCTGGTTTTGCGCTAAAACAAGAAATCACAAAATTTTTACAAGAAAAAAATATCATTTTTGAAGACTTAGGTCCTTTTTGTGATGATCGTTGTGATTATCCTGATTATGCGCACTTACTAAGCTCTAAAATCGATGAAAAAAGTTTTGGTATTTTAGTTTGTGGCTCAGGGATTGGAATGAGTATAGCAGCTAATCGCCATAAAAATATACGCTGTGCTTTATGTAATGAGCCACTAAGCGCTAAACTTTCAAGAGAACATAATGACGCAAATGTTTTAGCGCTTGGAGCAAGATTAAGCGGTGTAGATATGGCTTTTGAGATTATTTCAAATTTTCTTAACACTCCATTTAGTGGCGGAAGACACTGCGTAAGAATTAGCAAAATAGAGGAAAATCTATGA
- a CDS encoding CheR family methyltransferase has product MVKITENELHDFVKIVEQISGNNLNTKRDILLIKLPKFLQELGLNSLSELNEKVQFQRNLKQETMDFITVCETYFFRELEQLKDVIFYIKSLDRPVNVLCAPCSSGEEVYSLAILASENFVKGMNIFGIDINKKMIDKCNEMIYSERSVARLNAVQKTRYFDVKDKMYHLKKETLACRCRFELCNVFDDSLFKLGKFDVIFSRNMMIYFDQDFKIRLMERFHRILNKEGRIYPGKSDLVPETAYFNKNFSAGGVYYSKVD; this is encoded by the coding sequence ATGGTAAAAATTACAGAAAACGAATTGCATGATTTTGTGAAAATTGTAGAACAAATAAGTGGAAATAATTTAAACACTAAAAGAGATATTTTACTCATCAAGCTTCCTAAATTTTTACAAGAATTGGGCTTAAACAGTCTTAGTGAATTAAATGAAAAAGTTCAGTTTCAAAGAAATTTAAAACAAGAAACTATGGATTTTATCACAGTTTGCGAGACTTATTTTTTCAGAGAATTAGAACAGCTAAAAGATGTTATTTTTTACATTAAATCTCTTGATCGTCCAGTTAATGTGCTTTGTGCTCCGTGTTCTAGTGGTGAAGAGGTATATTCTTTGGCGATCTTAGCTAGTGAAAATTTTGTCAAGGGTATGAATATCTTTGGTATAGACATTAATAAAAAAATGATCGATAAGTGCAATGAAATGATTTATTCAGAACGTTCGGTTGCTAGATTAAACGCGGTGCAAAAAACACGCTATTTTGATGTAAAAGATAAAATGTATCATTTAAAAAAGGAAACTTTGGCTTGTAGATGTCGTTTTGAACTTTGTAATGTTTTTGATGATTCTTTGTTTAAGCTTGGAAAATTTGATGTGATTTTTTCAAGAAACATGATGATATATTTCGATCAAGATTTTAAAATAAGACTAATGGAGCGTTTTCATAGGATCTTGAATAAAGAGGGTAGAATTTACCCTGGTAAATCAGATCTTGTGCCTGAAACAGCTTATTTTAATAAAAACTTTTCAGCGGGTGGGGTTTATTACTCTAAGGTGGATTAA
- a CDS encoding CheB methylesterase domain-containing protein, with protein sequence MKLILIGSSTGGPSQLKFLLNDIELKDCAVVIAQHMNPAFIPSFVNQFNKEAVSEVIIPSDKEILKNKIYICQRNMVLSGNNTLVLNTTEQISSFNPGIDVLFHSAVNLCKYHKILALVMTGMGDDGAKSLFELYKVGVRCLCENEADSIVYGMPKKARDTNPNLKPMSLIELKKEIMNFIKS encoded by the coding sequence ATGAAGCTTATATTGATTGGTTCTTCAACGGGCGGTCCTAGTCAACTCAAGTTTTTACTCAATGATATAGAGCTAAAAGACTGTGCGGTGGTGATTGCTCAACATATGAATCCAGCTTTTATTCCTTCTTTTGTAAATCAGTTTAACAAAGAAGCAGTAAGCGAAGTCATCATACCATCGGATAAGGAAATTCTTAAAAACAAAATTTATATTTGTCAAAGAAATATGGTTTTAAGTGGCAATAATACTTTGGTTTTAAATACTACAGAGCAAATTAGTAGTTTTAATCCTGGTATAGATGTTTTATTTCATTCAGCTGTAAATCTTTGCAAATATCATAAAATTCTAGCTTTAGTGATGACAGGAATGGGTGATGATGGTGCTAAGTCCTTGTTTGAACTTTATAAGGTTGGTGTGAGATGTTTATGTGAAAATGAAGCAGATTCTATAGTGTATGGTATGCCTAAAAAAGCTAGGGATACTAACCCAAATTTAAAGCCGATGAGTTTAATCGAGCTTAAAAAAGAAATAATGAATTTTATAAAATCATAG
- a CDS encoding M16 family metallopeptidase, which yields MLKLDFNDTKIDIIYEYENELPVVFFKLIFKNSGKIAEKHHRGCASMLARLFNEGSNDGFFKSLEYRAIELYAKASFEHFQISIKCLKEHFEFAVEKLQELLLNVRFEEKILQRLKTLALGELASLNTDYDYQAKRLLNKNVFKDEIFESGLDGTKESIEKITLEELQEFMSENLVLDNVLFVFGGDIKEDEVKSKTEKIGQILARNTPNTNKQFMLNENIIEVSEQKSTEQAYIYFCSPFNMQISDEKMYLAKLALFILGQGGFGSRLMEEVRVKRGLAYSAYAMLDVNLNYSRIFGYLQTKNESAEEAKALVKEIFKTFVQNGVEEKEFQLAKQFLVGSMPLRYESLAKRLDIMLNEYLHGLKLGNLKEEVQKIKNTSLEELNNFIQSHSEITKVSFASIENES from the coding sequence ATGTTAAAATTAGACTTCAATGATACTAAAATAGACATAATATATGAGTATGAAAACGAACTTCCTGTAGTATTTTTTAAACTTATTTTTAAAAACAGTGGAAAAATAGCAGAAAAGCACCATAGAGGTTGTGCGAGCATGCTTGCTAGACTTTTTAACGAAGGTAGTAATGATGGGTTTTTTAAAAGTTTAGAATACCGTGCCATAGAACTTTACGCTAAGGCTAGTTTTGAGCATTTTCAAATCAGTATTAAATGTTTAAAAGAGCATTTTGAATTTGCAGTAGAGAAATTGCAAGAATTGCTTTTAAATGTACGTTTTGAAGAAAAAATTTTACAAAGACTAAAAACGCTTGCTTTAGGAGAACTTGCGAGTTTAAATACTGATTATGATTATCAAGCCAAAAGGCTTTTGAATAAAAATGTCTTCAAAGATGAGATTTTTGAAAGTGGACTTGATGGAACAAAAGAAAGTATAGAAAAAATCACTTTAGAAGAACTACAAGAATTTATGAGTGAAAATTTAGTACTTGATAATGTTTTATTTGTTTTTGGTGGAGATATCAAAGAAGATGAAGTAAAATCCAAGACTGAAAAGATAGGTCAAATTTTAGCAAGAAACACCCCTAACACCAATAAACAATTTATGCTTAATGAAAATATTATCGAAGTAAGCGAGCAAAAAAGCACAGAACAAGCTTATATATATTTTTGTTCCCCATTTAATATGCAAATTAGCGATGAGAAAATGTATCTAGCAAAACTTGCTTTGTTTATTTTAGGTCAAGGTGGGTTTGGCTCGCGTTTGATGGAGGAAGTGCGGGTAAAGCGAGGTTTGGCGTATTCTGCTTATGCAATGCTTGATGTGAATTTAAACTATAGTAGAATTTTTGGATATTTACAAACTAAAAATGAAAGCGCTGAAGAAGCTAAAGCTTTAGTAAAGGAAATCTTTAAAACCTTTGTGCAAAATGGTGTAGAAGAAAAAGAATTTCAACTAGCAAAGCAGTTTTTAGTAGGTTCTATGCCTTTAAGATATGAAAGTTTGGCAAAAAGATTGGACATCATGCTAAATGAATATCTACATGGTTTAAAGCTTGGAAATTTAAAAGAAGAAGTACAAAAAATCAAAAATACAAGTTTGGAAGAGCTAAATAATTTTATCCAATCACATAGTGAAATTACAAAAGTGAGCTTTGCAAGTATAGAAAATGAAAGTTGA